In a genomic window of Nodosilinea sp. PGN35:
- the rppB gene encoding two-component system sensor histidine kinase RppB produces MAWDTGSKLNRLFRRSRWQLTGWYTGVMAVVLAISAVGMYEAIAHAHRVAADRELKSVAEAVHDSLEKSLTTNGQLKSDPSDLLPNLCLTGDPCLAPFEHSGNHYHPDDLYSSNYYIQVLDIEGAVITTAGNYPPGLSNSDPSSIWQTRRDRSGQPYRQVSLPLYALDNQQPLGQVVVGRSLSDFATYLATIRWNMALALPIAMALIAGAGWWLAGVALEPVRMSYRNIQQFTADAAHELRTPLSAVQATTESVIRLPHISDAEARDTLQVIARQNHRLARLVSDLLLLSRLDIQTSAPGVACCLQDLLADIEEEMAALAIAKGIDLLLDQPATPPLVVIGHEEQLHRLVLNLVSNALQHTPANGKVVIRLRALDKYVLITVEDTGVGIHPDDQSRIFDRFYRIEKDRSRQSGGAGLGLSIALAIAQAHGGSIHVKSAVSKGSTFTIKLPLASAGMPLGQLR; encoded by the coding sequence ATGGCATGGGATACCGGTTCAAAACTGAATAGACTGTTTCGTCGCAGCCGCTGGCAGCTCACCGGTTGGTATACCGGCGTCATGGCCGTGGTATTGGCGATCAGCGCGGTGGGCATGTATGAAGCCATTGCCCATGCCCATCGGGTGGCAGCCGATCGAGAGCTGAAGTCGGTAGCCGAAGCCGTTCACGATTCCCTGGAAAAATCGCTCACGACCAACGGTCAGCTTAAAAGCGATCCATCTGATCTGCTGCCCAACCTTTGCCTCACCGGAGACCCCTGTCTCGCCCCCTTTGAGCACAGTGGCAACCACTATCACCCCGATGACCTCTATTCCAGCAATTACTATATTCAGGTGCTAGACATTGAGGGCGCTGTCATTACTACGGCTGGCAACTACCCTCCAGGTCTGTCCAACTCTGACCCCTCATCCATCTGGCAAACCCGGCGCGATCGCTCAGGTCAGCCCTACCGACAGGTGAGTTTGCCCCTGTACGCGTTAGACAATCAACAACCCTTGGGCCAGGTAGTGGTGGGTCGCTCCCTCAGCGACTTTGCCACCTACCTGGCAACGATTCGCTGGAATATGGCCCTGGCGCTACCGATCGCGATGGCGCTGATTGCTGGAGCTGGGTGGTGGCTGGCGGGGGTAGCGCTGGAGCCTGTACGCATGTCTTACCGCAACATTCAGCAGTTTACAGCCGATGCTGCCCACGAGCTGAGAACTCCTCTCTCTGCCGTTCAGGCCACTACCGAGTCAGTGATTCGACTGCCGCACATCTCCGATGCCGAGGCCCGCGATACGCTCCAAGTGATTGCCCGTCAGAATCACCGGCTGGCTCGCTTGGTCAGTGATTTGCTACTGCTGTCTCGGCTCGATATTCAAACCTCAGCGCCGGGTGTGGCCTGCTGCCTACAAGATCTCCTGGCCGACATTGAGGAAGAGATGGCGGCTTTGGCGATCGCCAAGGGCATTGACCTACTGCTCGATCAGCCTGCAACCCCGCCCTTAGTGGTAATTGGTCACGAAGAGCAGCTCCACCGCCTGGTGCTAAATTTGGTCAGCAATGCTCTACAGCACACCCCTGCCAACGGCAAAGTCGTTATCCGCCTCAGAGCCTTGGATAAGTACGTCCTGATTACGGTAGAAGACACCGGGGTGGGCATTCACCCCGACGATCAGTCGCGAATTTTCGATCGCTTTTACCGCATTGAAAAAGATCGATCGCGCCAGAGCGGTGGAGCGGGGCTGGGTCTGTCGATCGCGCTGGCGATCGCCCAGGCCCACGGCGGCAGCATTCACGTCAAAAGTGCCGTCTCAAAGGGCAGCACCTTTACTATTAAGCTTCCCCTAGCCAGTGCGGGCATGCCCCTAGGCCAGCTTCGCTAG
- the rppA gene encoding two-component system response regulator RppA, whose product MRILLVEDEPDLGRAIKRTLTQEAYVVDWVQSGDEALVYLESSSVTYGLGVLDWMLPGRSGLEICRWLRSRQNALPVLMLTANDRIEDRIAGLDAGADDYLVKPFSMAELLARLRALRRRPADFKPAQIQVGPLTLDCDRRIALLHSDTAAEQTVELTQKEFQLLQYLMEHPNQILTQEQVLNQLWEFGSEPISNVVAAQVRLLRRKLGQYGYDAMIETVYGMGYRFKTE is encoded by the coding sequence GTGCGTATTTTGCTGGTGGAAGATGAACCCGACCTGGGGCGAGCGATTAAGCGCACGCTCACGCAAGAAGCCTACGTGGTGGACTGGGTGCAGTCTGGGGATGAAGCGCTGGTCTATCTGGAGAGCAGCAGTGTCACCTACGGACTGGGAGTGCTGGACTGGATGCTGCCAGGGCGATCGGGGCTGGAGATCTGTCGCTGGCTACGATCGCGGCAGAATGCTCTGCCGGTGCTGATGCTGACCGCCAACGATCGCATCGAAGACCGGATTGCGGGGCTCGACGCCGGGGCCGACGACTACTTAGTCAAACCCTTCAGCATGGCTGAACTGCTGGCCCGGCTGCGGGCCTTGAGACGACGCCCCGCTGACTTCAAACCAGCTCAGATTCAGGTTGGGCCACTGACGCTCGATTGCGATCGCAGAATAGCCCTGCTGCACAGTGACACCGCCGCTGAACAGACCGTTGAACTGACCCAAAAAGAGTTTCAGCTCCTGCAATATTTGATGGAGCACCCCAACCAAATTCTCACCCAGGAGCAGGTGCTCAACCAGCTGTGGGAATTTGGCTCTGAACCCATCAGCAACGTGGTGGCGGCCCAGGTGCGGCTGCTGCGTCGTAAGCTGGGGCAGTATGGCTATGACGCTATGATCGAAACCGTCTATGGCATGGGATACCGGTTCAAAACTGAATAG
- a CDS encoding DUF3105 domain-containing protein has product MVERSKSRRRKAQSSNILAIVLGPIGIAVLMVAVIGTLWYRNRPEQVAFEPNTTLGESALAAVQTFPDQGRNHVTPGQPVNYDSDFPTSGPHDPNPVMPGVYTEAQRPEQLVHALEHGNIVIYYDQPTAEAMTTLKSWADQFSGPWEGIVVVPKAGLGGEIVLTAWTKKLAMPEFSPQAAAAFVDEYRGRGPENPVR; this is encoded by the coding sequence ATGGTCGAACGTTCTAAGTCTAGACGCCGTAAGGCTCAAAGCTCTAATATTCTCGCTATCGTGCTTGGCCCAATTGGCATCGCGGTGCTGATGGTAGCGGTAATTGGCACGCTCTGGTATCGCAATCGGCCTGAGCAAGTCGCCTTCGAACCCAATACCACCCTTGGCGAATCTGCCCTGGCGGCGGTACAAACCTTTCCTGACCAGGGGCGCAATCACGTCACCCCCGGCCAGCCTGTGAACTACGACAGCGACTTCCCCACCTCTGGCCCCCATGACCCCAACCCCGTAATGCCGGGAGTCTACACCGAAGCGCAGCGCCCTGAACAACTGGTGCATGCGCTAGAGCATGGCAATATCGTAATTTATTACGACCAGCCCACAGCCGAGGCGATGACAACCTTGAAGAGCTGGGCCGACCAGTTTTCTGGCCCCTGGGAGGGAATTGTCGTAGTGCCCAAAGCGGGGCTGGGTGGAGAAATTGTCCTGACGGCCTGGACGAAGAAGCTGGCTATGCCAGAATTCTCTCCTCAGGCTGCGGCCGCGTTTGTGGATGAATACCGGGGGCGTGGGCCAGAGAATCCGGTGCGTTGA
- a CDS encoding ParM/StbA family protein, with product MTQIIQTYIDMGSSATKCLYWQSQPYLLHLDPQVARLNPARLDRLMLGGLTSQEPEDSAYVMVGNSAYAIGALAIAQKGDSGLALPKRDRAIYKILATLGVIAEKTLAAQDSGSGCEFTAQLGLLLPLEEYWQDRKELKAQILGAILDFSFRGRALFGQLERIEMQPEGAGLYLAKGLQLARAGVGIRDSTVVVLMFGHRNLSILTFEKGSTPQETNSTSQGPGFVEYLKQCATELPGVAPDDPALLEAILQGHPTFHVPGRKEALDMAKACSYAREFYLDRVNQFLLQWLPSAEVDVIVGGGAAYFIRPELEQFFDQRGLAQQITWAEALRQEMTDVLRGQDGTAEPDLITSVRWADVYGLFKTFMYSAKPTQTR from the coding sequence ATGACCCAAATCATCCAGACCTACATCGACATGGGCAGCTCCGCCACCAAGTGCCTCTACTGGCAAAGCCAACCCTACCTGCTGCACCTCGATCCGCAAGTGGCTCGATTGAACCCCGCTCGGCTTGACCGGCTGATGCTGGGCGGGCTGACCAGCCAGGAACCGGAGGACAGTGCCTATGTGATGGTGGGCAATAGTGCCTATGCCATTGGGGCGTTGGCGATCGCCCAAAAGGGCGATTCGGGTCTGGCTCTGCCCAAGCGCGATCGCGCCATCTACAAAATTCTCGCCACCCTCGGCGTCATCGCAGAGAAGACTCTGGCAGCCCAGGACTCTGGCTCAGGATGTGAGTTCACCGCTCAACTGGGTCTGCTGCTGCCGCTGGAAGAATACTGGCAAGACCGCAAGGAGTTGAAGGCCCAGATCCTGGGGGCGATCTTAGACTTCAGCTTTCGGGGCCGAGCTTTGTTTGGACAGCTAGAGCGCATCGAGATGCAGCCAGAGGGGGCCGGGCTTTACCTGGCCAAGGGGTTGCAGTTGGCCAGAGCTGGGGTAGGAATTCGCGACTCTACCGTCGTCGTTCTGATGTTTGGCCACCGCAATCTCTCCATCCTCACCTTTGAGAAGGGCAGCACGCCCCAGGAAACCAACAGCACTTCCCAAGGGCCAGGGTTCGTGGAATACCTGAAGCAGTGTGCCACCGAATTGCCAGGTGTCGCTCCCGATGATCCCGCTCTGCTGGAAGCAATCCTTCAAGGGCATCCCACCTTCCACGTCCCTGGCCGCAAGGAAGCCCTTGACATGGCTAAGGCCTGTAGTTACGCCCGTGAGTTTTATCTGGATCGGGTGAATCAGTTTCTGTTGCAGTGGCTGCCCTCGGCTGAAGTGGATGTGATTGTCGGCGGGGGTGCGGCCTACTTCATTCGGCCAGAACTGGAACAGTTTTTTGACCAGCGCGGGCTTGCCCAGCAGATCACCTGGGCTGAAGCCCTCCGACAGGAGATGACTGACGTGCTGCGAGGCCAGGATGGCACGGCTGAACCCGACTTGATCACCAGCGTCCGCTGGGCCGATGTCTATGGGTTGTTCAAGACGTTTATGTACAGCGCCAAGCCAACCCAAACTCGCTAG
- the mobF gene encoding MobF family relaxase, which yields MLSLTVISANQGETYYTAENYYTSEENQAHSGWWGQGAKSLGLLGQVQGGDFKNLLHGSHPQGHQTLSGRKIDPERHRAGLDLTFSAPKSISLAALVGGNEAIEQAHRTAVVRTLAIIEERYAQTRVRTPEGRQAIATGNLIVAQFHHDTSREKDPQLHTHCVVINATQLANGRWQSLHNDILFKQQKLLGMIYQNELAVEVQRLGYGIEPRANGQFELRGYRPDDLQTFSKRREQILAAVEENATAQERELATLMTRAPKGKEIPREELRTYWQQQAQALELEHPQPQVLDWQSQPNRATQAGLTHCAEREAVFNREQVERFALENHLGQQCFDDVQQTLDTNPEVIHTHDRRLTTQTAVLRELETIRTVLDGRGDVGAIASPDLVAEHLRDQGLTEGQVQGVMLAATTRDRVIAWQGVAGAGKSYALNQFRQIAESQGYTVRGFAPSAEAAKSLGDSAQIQSVETVAALLCAQPVVPNLAQPEVWVVDEAGLLSAKDALALVTKAQAQQARVILVGDTRQLSAVEAGNPFKSLQQAGMATAYLTQSLRQKNQQIKVGVDLIAAGEIAAGVQQLKPYIHQVSSQDARAAAIARDYLALASDERKKTLLLAGTNQERLIITYLLREGMKAEGTLGQSLKVKRLKVRDLSETQASYAHHFQPGNVLIPQASYKRLGLEKGQRYEVLATDSPSNGLTLWGQSGVALQVDPARIRRKSIYEVEEMEIAVGDRLRWTRNDSALGRRNGQEFEVVGLEEGQVMIRWGRGELGCFESLELAHLDYALVSTTYAAQGKSAERVIGALDRHVARESFYVAVSRVKRELRLYASEDLDRLIERVERSRAKENPSDVKLSETLLSLQDSFGQLAGSVTDSPLRTAFDQKTVKQAGWER from the coding sequence ATGCTCAGCCTGACCGTGATCAGCGCCAACCAGGGCGAAACCTACTACACCGCCGAGAACTACTACACCAGCGAAGAGAACCAGGCCCACTCTGGTTGGTGGGGCCAGGGGGCCAAGAGCCTGGGGCTATTGGGTCAGGTGCAGGGAGGCGACTTCAAGAATCTGCTCCATGGTTCTCATCCCCAAGGGCACCAGACCCTTTCGGGTCGAAAGATTGACCCGGAGCGTCATCGGGCTGGGCTGGATTTAACCTTTAGTGCGCCGAAGAGCATCAGCCTGGCAGCCCTGGTCGGGGGGAATGAAGCGATCGAGCAGGCCCATCGCACAGCGGTGGTGCGCACTCTGGCCATCATCGAGGAGCGCTATGCCCAAACGCGGGTGCGGACGCCAGAGGGGCGGCAGGCGATCGCTACCGGCAACCTAATCGTCGCCCAGTTCCACCACGACACCTCCCGCGAGAAGGATCCGCAGCTGCACACTCATTGCGTGGTGATCAACGCCACGCAGCTAGCCAATGGCCGCTGGCAGTCGCTCCACAACGACATTCTCTTCAAGCAGCAAAAGCTCTTGGGGATGATTTACCAAAACGAGTTGGCAGTGGAGGTGCAGCGCCTGGGCTACGGCATTGAGCCCAGGGCCAACGGTCAATTTGAACTCCGGGGATATCGACCCGACGACCTCCAGACCTTCTCCAAACGTCGGGAGCAGATTCTGGCGGCGGTGGAGGAGAACGCGACAGCTCAGGAGCGAGAGCTGGCCACCCTGATGACCCGTGCGCCCAAGGGGAAGGAAATTCCCAGAGAAGAGCTGCGTACCTACTGGCAGCAGCAGGCCCAGGCGCTGGAACTAGAGCACCCTCAACCACAGGTGCTGGACTGGCAGAGCCAGCCGAATCGGGCCACCCAAGCTGGGCTCACCCACTGCGCCGAGCGGGAGGCAGTATTCAATCGGGAGCAGGTGGAGCGGTTTGCCCTGGAGAATCATCTGGGGCAGCAGTGCTTTGATGACGTGCAGCAGACCTTGGACACCAATCCGGAGGTGATTCATACCCATGATCGGCGGCTGACCACCCAGACGGCAGTGCTGCGGGAGCTGGAGACCATTCGCACGGTATTGGATGGCCGAGGAGATGTGGGGGCTATTGCTTCTCCAGACTTAGTGGCAGAACATCTGCGCGATCAGGGCTTGACCGAGGGGCAGGTGCAGGGGGTGATGTTGGCGGCCACTACCCGCGATCGCGTCATCGCTTGGCAGGGTGTCGCCGGGGCGGGGAAGAGCTATGCCCTGAATCAGTTTCGCCAGATTGCGGAGTCCCAGGGCTACACCGTCCGGGGCTTTGCCCCCAGTGCGGAAGCAGCGAAGTCGTTGGGCGACTCGGCCCAGATTCAGTCGGTGGAAACGGTGGCCGCGTTGCTGTGTGCTCAACCGGTGGTACCGAATCTGGCTCAACCAGAGGTTTGGGTGGTGGATGAGGCCGGGCTTTTGAGTGCGAAGGATGCGCTGGCCCTGGTGACCAAAGCCCAGGCGCAGCAGGCCCGAGTCATTTTGGTGGGAGATACCCGGCAGCTGTCGGCGGTGGAGGCGGGGAACCCGTTCAAGAGTTTGCAGCAGGCGGGGATGGCAACGGCCTACCTCACCCAGTCGCTACGGCAAAAGAATCAGCAGATCAAGGTGGGGGTAGACCTGATTGCGGCGGGGGAGATTGCGGCGGGGGTGCAGCAGTTGAAGCCCTACATCCACCAGGTGAGTAGTCAGGATGCGAGGGCAGCGGCCATAGCTCGCGACTATCTCGCCCTGGCCTCAGACGAACGCAAGAAGACCCTGCTCTTGGCAGGCACAAACCAGGAGCGGTTGATAATTACCTATCTCCTCCGAGAGGGCATGAAGGCAGAAGGAACCCTCGGCCAGAGCCTGAAGGTAAAGCGGCTGAAGGTGAGAGACTTGTCGGAGACCCAGGCGAGCTATGCCCACCATTTTCAGCCGGGGAATGTGCTGATTCCTCAGGCCAGCTACAAACGGCTGGGGTTAGAAAAGGGGCAGCGCTACGAGGTGCTGGCGACCGATAGCCCTAGCAATGGGCTGACGCTGTGGGGGCAATCCGGGGTGGCGTTGCAGGTGGATCCAGCTCGGATCAGGCGGAAGTCGATCTATGAGGTGGAGGAGATGGAAATTGCTGTGGGCGATCGCCTGCGTTGGACGCGCAATGACTCTGCCTTGGGGCGACGTAATGGTCAGGAGTTTGAGGTGGTGGGTTTGGAGGAGGGGCAGGTGATGATTCGCTGGGGACGAGGGGAGTTGGGATGCTTTGAGAGTTTGGAGCTGGCGCATCTGGACTATGCGCTGGTTAGTACGACCTATGCGGCCCAGGGTAAGTCGGCGGAGCGGGTGATTGGGGCGTTGGATCGTCATGTGGCGCGGGAGAGCTTTTATGTGGCGGTGAGCCGAGTGAAGCGGGAGCTGCGGCTATATGCCTCGGAAGATTTGGATCGGCTGATTGAGCGAGTGGAGCGATCGCGAGCTAAGGAAAACCCTAGCGACGTTAAGCTTTCAGAGACATTGCTTAGTCTTCAGGACAGCTTTGGGCAGCTGGCGGGGAGCGTAACAGACTCCCCGCTAAGGACAGCCTTTGACCAGAAAACGGTAAAACAGGCTGGCTGGGAGCGGTAG
- a CDS encoding BrxE family protein: MSDLTLDLYGQLRLLVGYLGEKAQENWWPTAFFDATSKLFLEPIVPRTVRLSQYKGIHEAARRLHDEHVAVGGVYHLFRLPEEVEQDLQQRILLAPEAWFVHLANQGQAMATLETLAETSTPIESGPQSLGQYFELYCPAGAKVLARHYLSAFQQGIHSYPYFTR, encoded by the coding sequence ATGTCCGATTTGACTTTAGACCTTTATGGTCAACTGCGCCTTCTGGTAGGGTATCTGGGCGAAAAAGCCCAGGAAAACTGGTGGCCTACCGCATTCTTCGACGCTACCAGCAAGCTCTTTTTAGAGCCTATCGTGCCTCGTACGGTACGCCTGTCTCAGTACAAGGGTATTCATGAGGCTGCTCGGCGTCTCCATGATGAGCATGTGGCTGTGGGCGGGGTTTACCACCTCTTTCGCTTACCCGAGGAAGTGGAACAAGACTTGCAGCAGAGGATTTTACTGGCTCCTGAAGCGTGGTTCGTGCATCTAGCCAATCAGGGGCAGGCCATGGCCACCCTTGAAACCCTGGCTGAGACCTCCACCCCCATTGAATCTGGCCCCCAATCTCTGGGACAGTATTTTGAGCTGTATTGCCCTGCTGGCGCAAAGGTTCTGGCTCGCCATTATCTCAGCGCCTTTCAGCAGGGCATTCACAGTTATCCCTATTTCACCCGTTAG
- a CDS encoding BrxA family protein — protein sequence MPLSAPYTAKLQAGLGLVSETKLLLQLWEPGMTVPMLHREALESGQFPGMTARRLRNVVVECFAPRYLADDAAPARHLKQLLTALSNEELLQFFLLFTCRATPILADFIRQVYWPRYEAGDQQLHNEIAQSFIQRAIDDGKTAKRWADSTVMRIAGNLTGCCADYGLLEDGVRAKRRYQTVHLSSRVAVYLAHDLHFRGLGDTTMLRHSDWSLYGLEDSDVLTELKRLSLDGWFMVQSGGDVVRISWKYPDLEAVCRVLTES from the coding sequence GTGCCATTATCTGCCCCCTATACCGCTAAGTTACAGGCAGGGCTGGGTCTGGTTTCTGAAACAAAGTTGCTGCTCCAGCTTTGGGAACCGGGCATGACAGTGCCCATGCTCCATAGAGAAGCCCTGGAGTCTGGCCAATTTCCGGGCATGACGGCTCGACGACTACGAAATGTGGTGGTCGAGTGCTTTGCGCCACGCTATCTCGCTGACGATGCCGCCCCGGCCCGACACCTGAAGCAATTGCTGACGGCACTGAGCAACGAGGAGCTACTGCAATTTTTCCTACTGTTTACCTGTCGCGCCACCCCAATCCTGGCGGACTTCATTCGCCAGGTCTACTGGCCCCGTTACGAGGCTGGCGATCAGCAGCTGCACAACGAAATCGCTCAAAGCTTTATTCAACGAGCCATTGACGATGGTAAAACAGCCAAGCGATGGGCCGACTCTACTGTAATGCGCATCGCGGGCAACCTAACGGGATGCTGTGCTGATTATGGCCTGCTTGAAGACGGAGTTCGCGCTAAACGCCGATACCAGACCGTGCATCTATCCAGCAGAGTAGCGGTCTATTTGGCCCACGACCTCCATTTCAGAGGTCTGGGCGACACCACCATGCTGCGCCATAGCGACTGGAGTTTGTATGGCCTGGAGGACAGCGACGTGCTCACTGAACTGAAGCGGCTTTCTCTAGATGGCTGGTTTATGGTTCAGTCTGGCGGTGATGTTGTGCGCATCAGTTGGAAGTATCCCGATCTGGAGGCAGTTTGCCGTGTCCTTACAGAAAGCTAA
- a CDS encoding BREX protein BrxB domain-containing protein yields MSLQKAKLDADFKEVVNRVRRGRELSNASFEPIYYLVFQPNLILEVKRQTPAWIARLKNEGWNEVHCFSIAQAIQEVLQHDPRRTLWLMADGKDPQNWQRTNESLTNALQNGKAIQLKLEALLQSLEGRKDAIVLVTDLEALHPYLRIGAIESQLQGQFSVPTVFLYPGTRTGKTSLKFLGFYPDDGNYRSVHVGG; encoded by the coding sequence GTGTCCTTACAGAAAGCTAAGCTAGACGCCGACTTTAAGGAGGTGGTGAACCGCGTGCGTCGGGGTCGGGAGTTGAGCAATGCCAGCTTTGAGCCGATCTACTATCTGGTGTTTCAGCCCAACTTAATTCTGGAGGTAAAGCGCCAAACTCCGGCCTGGATAGCTCGCCTCAAAAATGAGGGCTGGAATGAGGTGCACTGTTTCTCGATCGCCCAGGCTATTCAGGAGGTTTTACAGCACGACCCCCGCCGGACTCTGTGGTTAATGGCTGATGGCAAGGATCCTCAGAACTGGCAGCGAACCAACGAGTCTTTGACGAACGCCCTACAGAATGGGAAGGCTATCCAGCTCAAGCTAGAGGCTCTGTTGCAGTCTTTGGAGGGGCGCAAAGATGCCATCGTGCTGGTCACCGATTTAGAAGCCCTCCACCCATACCTGCGCATTGGGGCGATCGAGAGCCAGCTCCAGGGCCAGTTCAGTGTACCCACGGTGTTTCTTTACCCTGGCACCCGTACAGGTAAAACAAGCTTGAAGTTTCTGGGGTTTTATCCCGATGACGGGAATTATCGATCAGTACATGTAGGTGGATAG